The region ATAGGTTCAACTTGCACTGCAAGTTCAGATTTTATAGACTGCACAAAAGATATACATTTGATGATGTTAGAGATACAAAACATGCTGAAGCAGACCACTGTAGCAAACACCCTGACCTATAATTTCAATAACcgggaaaaaaaaaatcttcgtAGATACAAGAAACTCAAGGGACTGAGAACACCATATCTTTAATTTGAGTAGAAAAATACCTTGATGAAATTTTCAACATTACGCATCCTTTCTTCAACGGGCTGTATCAAGTAAGCAAACTGCAACAACAAAAATTACAGTCTCTTCTATTATCTACAGCATGATATAATAAAAGTTGTATACTTCAAAGCATCTTTATACAAACATTATATGAAGCTATAAATCCTTCTAATGgaagaaaaattgaaaattgtctatgtttatcaaaatttaattctaattcaAATCACACATAACAACATTTGCTTCCCAATTGCAATATTACAACAATCAATTAACAAAAATGTTCCTACTTCCTAAAATAGGGCATTTTAATTTACTTTCAGCTAAGAAAATTTgcatatacaaaaaaaaaatgattaagaaTAAATAAACCTGACCTGCTTATTAGTTAACATAGGATCGTCACAAACTCCGACAATAATTCGATTTCTAGCAAGCTCGGCTGATGCCTACAATAATCAAAAAGAAaacctaatatttttaattttagaatcaATCAAAGAGAactaaatcaaaaattaaataaataaaaaagagttaGGTCGGTTACTTTGAGGAAAAGACGATGGCCGTCGTGTAACCGGTCGAAGGTGCCGCCAAGAACAACGGCGTCATACGTATTGGGAGGCGATAATTTAAGCTTGATCGTTGATTCCTCCATAATTCCCATTGTTTCTTAGTAAAAGCAGAATCTCCCGCtcataattagttagttgtggcTTTGGTGAAGCAAGAACAAGAACAATTTTGCTTAGGAAAAATTACACCTAAGGTTTCTCAACTTTTATGAAAAACTTATTTCGATGTTTGAGCTTTTTATATTACTGTTTCAACTTCTTAAAATTGTGTTAAATGAgtatttttagtcatttttcgGTCAACAGACTACTAACATCTTtttaaaatcatcttttttttttgaaatttggggtagaggcgaaacataatgacaacgtcaagggtatatgtgacagtttttctagatcagggtataaacgaaataaagattaaaggtggggttttttaagtaattaagccttttttaaaaaacaaattttgatataattttatatgtactAACGTATTATTGCACGCacaataatctttttttctaataatatgaagtatttaaataaaaacgaGATTTTTGTCTTTTAGCATTACCTATGACGGAAAATATCTAAAA is a window of Mercurialis annua linkage group LG2, ddMerAnnu1.2, whole genome shotgun sequence DNA encoding:
- the LOC126670666 gene encoding phosphopantetheine adenylyltransferase-like isoform X1, with translation MGIMEESTIKLKLSPPNTYDAVVLGGTFDRLHDGHRLFLKASAELARNRIIVGVCDDPMLTNKQFAYLIQPVEERMRNVENFIKSIKSELAVQVEPIIDPYGPSVVDTNLEAIVVSSKETVPGALSANKKRAEKGFPLLKIEVVDLLSGGSCGDKLSSTMLRRLEAENAQKQEVAYNT
- the LOC126670666 gene encoding phosphopantetheine adenylyltransferase-like isoform X2 translates to MGIMEESTIKLKLSPPNTYDAVVLGGTFDRLHDGHRLFLKASAELARNRIIVGVCDDPMLTNKQFAYLIQPVEERMRNVENFIKSIKSELAVQVEPIIDPYGPSVVDTNLEAIVVSKETVPGALSANKKRAEKGFPLLKIEVVDLLSGGSCGDKLSSTMLRRLEAENAQKQEVAYNT